The proteins below are encoded in one region of Micromonospora yangpuensis:
- a CDS encoding glycosyltransferase family 4 protein, which produces MRIVVAHNRYREAQPSGENTIVDVEIAQLRAAGVEVLPFVRSSDEIPSMSKGAKALLPISPIFAPKAQADLSRLLTEHRPDVLHLHNPYPLLSPWVVRTAHKHGVPVVQTVHNYRQVCSSGLYFRDGKICQDCRGRVLGVPAIKHRCYRGSTVQSALMATTLAVHRGTWHSVDRFIALTSAVADHLRDYGVPADRIVVKPNAIPDPGTPAPLGDGFLFLGRLSPEKGLDLLLEAWRRHPDGSLGPLRIAGDGELRPLVEAAAAERADVTFLGPLDRTGVRAALDASAVVLATSTWHDVLPTVIIEALASGRPVLGTNLGGIPFLVGADTPGTPAGAALVPGEAGWVVPPEPAALAAALPVAAAGAAALSAPARSRYERTFHPDVVTKRLIDVYASLAAARA; this is translated from the coding sequence GTGAGAATCGTGGTGGCGCACAACCGGTACCGGGAAGCTCAGCCGTCCGGGGAGAACACCATCGTCGACGTGGAGATCGCCCAGCTCAGGGCGGCCGGGGTCGAGGTGCTGCCGTTCGTGCGCAGCTCCGACGAGATCCCCTCGATGTCGAAGGGCGCCAAGGCGCTGCTGCCGATCTCACCGATCTTCGCCCCGAAGGCCCAGGCCGACCTGTCCCGGCTGCTCACCGAGCACCGCCCGGACGTGCTGCACCTGCACAACCCGTACCCGCTGCTCTCGCCCTGGGTGGTGCGGACCGCGCACAAACACGGCGTGCCGGTGGTGCAGACGGTGCACAACTACCGGCAGGTCTGCTCCTCCGGGCTGTACTTCCGGGACGGGAAGATCTGCCAGGACTGCCGGGGCAGGGTGCTCGGCGTGCCGGCGATCAAGCACCGCTGCTACCGGGGTTCGACCGTGCAGAGCGCACTGATGGCCACCACCCTGGCCGTGCACCGGGGCACCTGGCACTCGGTGGACCGGTTCATCGCGCTCACCTCGGCCGTCGCCGACCACCTGCGCGACTACGGCGTGCCGGCCGACCGGATCGTGGTCAAGCCGAACGCCATTCCCGACCCGGGCACCCCGGCCCCGCTCGGTGACGGGTTCCTCTTCCTCGGCCGGCTCTCCCCGGAGAAGGGCCTCGACCTGCTGCTGGAGGCCTGGCGTCGGCACCCGGACGGGTCGCTCGGCCCGCTGCGCATCGCCGGTGACGGTGAGCTGCGTCCGCTGGTCGAGGCGGCCGCCGCCGAACGCGCCGACGTCACCTTCCTCGGCCCGCTGGACCGCACCGGGGTCCGTGCCGCCCTGGACGCCAGCGCGGTCGTGCTGGCCACCTCCACCTGGCACGACGTCCTGCCCACGGTGATCATCGAGGCGTTGGCAAGTGGCCGCCCGGTGCTCGGCACCAACCTCGGCGGCATCCCGTTCCTGGTCGGCGCGGACACCCCCGGCACGCCCGCCGGCGCCGCGCTGGTGCCGGGTGAGGCGGGTTGGGTGGTGCCCCCGGAGCCGGCCGCCCTGGCCGCCGCCCTGCCGGTCGCCGCCGCCGGGGCCGCCGCGCTGTCGGCCCCGGCCCGGTCGCGCTACGAGCGCACCTTCCACCCCGACGTGGTCACCAAACGCCTGATCGACGTGTACGCCTCACTCGCCGCCGCCCGCGCCTGA
- a CDS encoding helix-turn-helix domain-containing protein, translating to MNDGLPVGRRVAYWRQRRKMSQQVFADRLGKSKSWVDKVERGVRRLDKWSVLREVADALDVDPDLLLGEATPPRPADEATADVEPIRAALTRYPGLLPTTADQAPTDPAGYRTRLDHADAVYQHARYPALLRLLPDLLDDAHDRCLPADLRVQAYRLTTQVMVKLGAPELAWLAADRGLTVATGTDDPLLEAVAATPFGQALRAAGRQRAAFETTITAAHQVAPLTDEPGTTAGRSACATLLVQAALAAAEHGDPSATRDLLDDAIVLTEPDGPARTAVDAARVTATATLGDHRTAIDLHQTLTVRPQWPALPIEHRAAYLLDVAGAYLAAGDAPGAARTLRAADRLAPPEIRVRPAGLAVLTETLTRSPAPDPHLLALAEAAGLHGAW from the coding sequence GTGAACGACGGTCTGCCGGTCGGTCGGCGGGTGGCGTACTGGCGGCAGCGGCGGAAGATGTCGCAGCAGGTTTTCGCCGACCGGCTCGGTAAGTCCAAGTCGTGGGTCGACAAGGTCGAGCGTGGGGTACGCCGGCTGGACAAGTGGTCGGTGTTGCGGGAGGTGGCCGACGCGCTCGACGTCGACCCGGACCTTCTCCTGGGCGAGGCCACCCCGCCCCGGCCCGCCGACGAGGCCACCGCCGACGTCGAGCCGATCCGGGCCGCGCTCACCCGCTACCCCGGCCTGCTGCCGACGACAGCCGACCAGGCCCCGACCGATCCTGCCGGGTACCGGACCCGGCTCGACCACGCCGACGCGGTCTACCAGCATGCCCGGTACCCGGCGCTGCTGCGGCTCCTACCCGACCTGCTCGACGACGCCCACGACCGTTGTCTCCCCGCCGACCTGCGGGTCCAGGCGTACCGGCTGACCACCCAGGTCATGGTGAAACTCGGCGCGCCGGAGTTGGCCTGGCTGGCCGCCGACCGGGGCCTGACCGTGGCCACCGGCACCGACGATCCGCTGCTGGAGGCGGTCGCCGCCACCCCGTTCGGTCAGGCGTTGCGGGCCGCCGGTCGGCAACGGGCCGCGTTCGAGACCACGATCACCGCCGCCCACCAGGTCGCTCCGCTCACCGACGAGCCGGGTACCACCGCCGGGCGCTCGGCCTGCGCGACCCTGCTCGTCCAGGCTGCCCTCGCCGCCGCCGAACACGGCGATCCGTCGGCCACCCGGGACCTGCTCGACGATGCCATCGTCCTGACCGAACCGGACGGTCCCGCCCGGACGGCGGTCGACGCGGCCCGGGTCACCGCCACCGCCACCCTCGGCGATCATCGCACCGCCATCGACCTACACCAAACCCTGACGGTACGACCGCAGTGGCCGGCCCTGCCGATCGAACACCGGGCCGCGTACCTGCTCGACGTGGCCGGGGCGTACCTGGCTGCCGGCGACGCACCCGGGGCGGCCCGGACCCTGCGGGCCGCCGACCGGCTCGCCCCACCCGAGATCCGGGTACGCCCCGCCGGTCTGGCCGTCCTGACCGAGACGTTGACCAGATCGCCGGCACCGGACCCGCACCTACTGGCCCTGGCCGAAGCGGCCGGACTGCACGGCGCGTGGTGA
- a CDS encoding Fpg/Nei family DNA glycosylase, with the protein MPELPEVEALAGYLRQRAVGRRVDRLEVAAISALKTYDPAPGAAAGRTVVDAGRHGKFLDVRLDGDLHLVVHLARAGWLHYREGFSAAAPLRPGKGPIALRVRLDDGSGFDLTEAGTQKNLAAYLVTDPAAVPGVARLGPDALAVDQVAFAERIRSRRGQIKGVLTDQQVLAGIGNAYSDEILHAARLSPFALTDRLTDDQVAALYGATRQVLLDAVQRSLGQRAAELKAEKRSGLRVHARTGLPCPVCGDTVREVSFSDSSLQYCPGCQTGGRPLADRRLSKLVR; encoded by the coding sequence GTGCCGGAACTACCGGAGGTTGAGGCGCTCGCGGGTTATCTGCGGCAGCGGGCGGTCGGGCGGCGGGTCGACCGGCTGGAGGTCGCCGCGATCAGCGCCCTGAAGACGTACGATCCGGCACCCGGCGCGGCAGCCGGCCGGACGGTGGTGGACGCCGGGCGGCACGGCAAGTTCCTCGACGTACGCCTCGACGGCGACCTGCACCTGGTGGTGCACCTGGCCCGGGCGGGCTGGCTGCACTACCGGGAGGGCTTCTCCGCCGCCGCCCCGTTGCGCCCCGGCAAGGGCCCGATCGCCCTGCGGGTACGCCTCGACGACGGCTCCGGCTTCGACCTGACCGAGGCGGGCACCCAGAAGAACCTCGCCGCGTACCTGGTCACCGATCCTGCGGCGGTGCCCGGGGTGGCCCGGCTCGGCCCGGACGCGCTCGCCGTCGACCAGGTCGCCTTCGCCGAACGGATCCGCAGCCGGCGGGGGCAGATCAAGGGGGTGCTCACCGACCAGCAGGTGCTCGCCGGCATCGGCAACGCGTACTCCGACGAGATCCTGCACGCCGCCCGGCTGTCGCCGTTCGCGCTCACCGACCGGCTCACCGACGACCAGGTGGCGGCCCTGTACGGGGCGACCCGGCAGGTGCTGCTCGACGCGGTGCAGCGGTCGCTGGGGCAGCGGGCCGCCGAGTTGAAGGCGGAGAAGCGCTCCGGGCTGCGGGTACACGCCCGGACCGGGCTGCCGTGTCCGGTATGTGGCGATACCGTGCGGGAGGTGTCGTTCAGTGACTCCAGCCTCCAGTACTGCCCCGGCTGCCAGACCGGCGGCAGGCCGCTCGCTGACCGCCGGCTGTCGAAGCTCGTACGGTGA
- a CDS encoding GntR family transcriptional regulator produces the protein MSHRQPSSTSDRYLAPGGGDAWASEAASTGKRGTQHITAARELAAPPEVAEALRLAPDTPVVLRQRVMLLDGQPVELTDSYYPGSIATGTPLADLAKIPGGAVTLLATLGHAPGHAVDDITARLPTLREQHDLDISEQDPVIVLTRVTFDTNDTPFEYSVMTMTAAGRHLRYQSRA, from the coding sequence ATGAGTCATCGGCAGCCGAGCAGCACGTCGGACCGCTACCTGGCCCCCGGCGGTGGCGATGCGTGGGCCAGCGAAGCCGCCTCGACGGGCAAACGGGGAACCCAGCACATCACCGCGGCACGGGAGCTTGCCGCACCACCGGAGGTGGCCGAGGCCCTGCGGCTGGCGCCGGACACGCCTGTCGTGCTCAGGCAGCGGGTGATGCTGCTGGATGGCCAGCCGGTCGAACTCACCGACTCCTACTATCCGGGCAGCATCGCCACCGGAACGCCACTGGCCGACCTCGCCAAGATCCCTGGCGGTGCCGTCACGCTGCTCGCCACGCTCGGCCACGCTCCCGGTCACGCCGTGGACGACATCACCGCGCGGCTGCCTACCCTGAGGGAGCAACATGACCTGGACATCTCCGAACAGGACCCGGTGATCGTCCTGACCCGGGTCACATTCGACACGAATGACACTCCGTTCGAGTACAGCGTCATGACGATGACTGCCGCCGGACGGCACCTCCGCTACCAGAGCAGGGCGTGA